Genomic segment of Esox lucius isolate fEsoLuc1 chromosome 15, fEsoLuc1.pri, whole genome shotgun sequence:
GCTAGCTCGCTGCTACTTGGATAAAAGTTGCTGTagcagctagctaactagctagcttgattTGTGAAATAAATTAGCATAGCTAGAGCTACGTGGCTTTAACAGAAGCATTTGTCGACGATATTCTACAGATTTTCACTAGTTAGCTGACTACTTTTGTCCAATAAAACCGTTACAAGGTGTCGAGAATCTTGCCAGGTGGGTCTGTTGCTAGTTGACACTCCACGGGGTCTTGATAAAGTGCCTGCCTGACCGCATCAGATCATGGAACTCTGAATTTTTCAAGACTTGCCCTGAAAAGGCCTCCCTCAAGCTAATGATGAGTGGACCAACACTTCTTGCCTAGAAACCAGAggctatatttaattaattaattagtttgGGAACTCATGCAATTAAACAAAAGTATGACTATCATTGGGGTCACTTCCTTTTCGATTGCAGTAAATTTGAAagcttttaaaatataatactgGAATTTGATTTGGAGTTGAGTAAACTTTTTTAActcaatgtaattaaaatgcatgTGACTTCTGGCATCCATaacattgttaaaataaatacatatctcATAACTTCCtcagatttattttcatatctgttttactgtgtgaacaaaagcactttgtgtttgcccccccccacacacacacacacacacacacacccgagaATAAGAACTTGGAGAGTTTCACTTACGTTTTTATTAGTCATATGTTTAGTATTTGGTCCAATATTTAGATCATTTAGAAATAAACTGtattcatcaaaatgtaataataaataaataaagaatataATTCAAGAATTAGAGAGAGATTTTAAAATCACACCGTCTGGAAACATGTCAAGGAAAGTAGATGCAACTCTTTCACATTTAGACCAACTTCTACACAGAAAATCTGAAAAGGCCATTCTATACAGATCAGCCAtaccattatgaccacctgcctaatattgtgtaggtcccccttttggcgccaaaacagctctgacctgttgaggcatggactccactagacctctgaaggtgtggtatttggcaccaagacattagcagcagatcctttaagttgcgaggtggggcctccatggatctaacctgtttgtccagcacatccaacagatgcttgattggattgagatgtgGGGAacttggaggccaagtcaacaccttgaactctgtgttttcttcctcaaaccattccttgaaccatttttgctttgtggtggggcgtattatcctgctgaaataggtcagtgccatcagggaatacgttgccatgaaagggtgcacatggtctgcaacaatgctcaggtaggtggtacgtgtcaaagtaacatccacatgaatggcatcAAACTGCCTCCACCAGGcatgccttcttcccatagtgcatcctggggccatgtgttctccaggtaagcaacgcacacgcacccagccatccgcgtgatgtaaaagaaaatgtgattcatcagaccaggccaccttctgccattgctccgtggtccagttctgatgctcatgtgccccaTTGCAGGCGCTTTTAGAAAAAGGAACCGTGATATGTGGActttaaaataaacaacttcTTGTTCGTCTTGCATGGATGAAAATTGGAATCTGTAGTTCTCTGAGTGTATCCTCTGAGAACAGGACACTTTCTTGATATAGTTGCTTTAATTTGTAGTGGAACAGATAGAGGAACTTTATACACTAATCACAAGCACCATCCCCAACAAAAAGTTCCGGTTCAGTgggaatggaaagagagaaaatgtttcACTATTTCTATTTTTGGATGTTAATAAGCCGATACTCCATCTTTGAGAATTGATGGAACAGTTGCCTAAAGGGATAAACACTTTGTGCTTGCCCAATTTTGGTTTGGGGCTTTAGTTTGCTTTGCAACTGCCTCTGGGTATGAGGGCATCTATGATAACTGTAATACCTCTTGACCTGCTGTGAATGCAACGGGTCCAGCTCTGGGCATTAGCCACATGGACAGAGGCTGTCTATCTCAACTGGCATGACTTGTCCCCTCTCCCTTCAAACGGCTTCTGTCTCTGCTGACATGAAGTGATGTTCTGGACCCTGTGCACAGTGATGTCTCATTGACAGGATTGCCTCTGAATCTCTGTGAGACTATTCAGATGCCTAGAGCCTACAAATGGATGGCTTTTGAGTCATGGTGCAGAAACACAGGGGATTCTCCCTTTACAGACAAATCTGGGCCTTCGTTCAGGAGTTCCTAGAGCAGTGTCCTTTTCCACTGTAAGTTTCAACCTTGCTGCTCTTTCAGCTTCCCATGTCGAAATTGATGGAGAAATACTGGGGGGGCACACCCTGGTTATTCTGTTTTTGGTTAAATGTGCAGCTTAGGCTGATAATAAGTTCCAGCCTGGGACCTGACCCTGGTCCTGGATGGACTGAGCCATTGCCCTTGTTGGAAAGTAAGATCCGGTTATCCTGTTACAGCTTCCTCATTCGCATCTAAAGAACAGTGGAGTAGCATGCCTTGCACCCTTAACTCAGCAATTACGTGGACCAGATTCAggggttacattttttttgctggTTTCTTTTTGTTCGCTTTGAGAAACCAGCCCAGGGCAAAGCCCTGTCCAAACAACGACTGCCCCAACGGGTTACAGAGGCTCCCCAGTGTATTACAGGGAGAAGCTACCTTCTACTATTTGCACCCTCTCCACCAAGTGCACAGGGATTTTCTAGGGGGGATCAAAACATGTACCCATGTATATAGATTGGTTTAGCTCAACAattacttttttccccctcattccTCACCAATGCAAATGTTCTCACTGTGCATCACGTTGAAAATTAAGTGGACATCTGTAACTGTCATTTGTCATGTTTGGCATAGAGCCTTTATGTCACAACTGGTAGTCTAGCATGGTGATCCATCAGCTCATCCATCAGCTGATCAGTAGGCATCTGGTGTGCTCCGTGTTGTCCTTGGTGTTCTTTGGTGACTGTTCCCTTGAGCAAGTGGCCCAGCTCATAATCTGCAGACACGATGTTCAGTGTCACACCTTTGGTTGGTTTCCTTTTAAGGAAAAAGGAAGCAGCATACATCTGTGATACAGATGTATTTAATCCTTTAATCAAAAACACTCATTCACCATGCTTTTCTCTGAACTGTGGAACTATGTTATAGAGCACAGCCCAGTCCTAACTACTTTATCTAGCCTcagaaataattattatttaccctgtaaaaatgtaaagattATCTTAATTTCTTCATTACAAAGGTCACATAGATTACTCAGATCATATTACCAGGTTAAATTTATGATTTATTACTATAAAACATCACTGTGCCAGTGTATAATATGTCACAAAGCTTAGTGAGTGCTTCTACTGTATGACTGCCTCACCCATGTCTCAAACCATTTGACTGTACATCATTAAGCCTGGCTGATAACTGGAGCAAACTTGGACATTCAAGGCTGAGAAGTATGTTTTTACACATCTCCATGTTTTACATTCACCCCTTAAGCTAACTTAACGGTGACCCCAGTGTTGAGCTGACCCCAAATGTTTATCTGGTTTGTTGTGTAAATGGTGGGAAATATCTAGACAGTGCCTTTCAATCTGTTAGGTCACTCACAGTGAGACCTTGAAGTCGTTTTTTACTGTGCACCCGAAAGGTTCGTAGCTTTTGTCGGGTGATATTGACAATGCTTCGTGGTTGACGGTAGTGTGTTCTGAGGTTCACTGGTTCGTGTGAGCCCCGCATGAGTCGTTTTGAGAGAAACTGTTACATTGGCGCCATGACCTTGGCCAGGTGTGTGTCACTGAAATGACAGCCAAAGAATGCTTGCAATGAATTACATGAATGAAATGTGTATAGTTGTGCAACAAAGTCTTACGGATACATGAGATGAAGGAACTGCTCAGAATCCAGCATAGCACCTGATCAGTGAATCAAGGTGTAGGTTGTGTTCTGGTTTGGACATCTCTGGCTGTCAATGAAACTGGTTTACTTGTCTTTAATAATGCTGGAACTGGTTTACTTGTCTTTAATAATGCTGGAACTGGTTTACTTGTCTTTAATAATGGGCAAGTCAATCACAAAAGCTGAATCCAAATGAGCATGTTTCATTTGCTGAAGTCATGACTGAAGGCTAATAACCTAAAATAACATCAGGGAGATACCCAGTGTTTTCTTCCTGCAGGTCTGCAGACTTCAGGCTGTCATTGGATGCAAAGGATTTGCTTCCAAGTACTAAATAAAACCACACTATTTAAGACTATATGAAAAAATGTCAGCAATTCCTACATGGTTTAcagtttatggatgtaaatacctTCCAGTAAATCTGTCAGTCTGCAGTATAACTTAATCATTGTTTCTGTTCACATACAATGGGCAGGAGTATAAGGCCAAATCAACAAAAGTTGTTGTTGTCCAAtacaagtctgtcatttttgcaTAATTGTTTTATACTCAATGTTCCATTTACAAgtatttttgtctttcattatttcaaatgtattagaTGATGTATAACCATATACACACCAAATCTCAGTTTCATAGATGATGTTACACTGCATTTCTATTTCTGAATGGCAAAaaaatcaaatgtatatatatatatatatatatatatatatataaatatatgatcATGACGAGGGGACATAATTGTTTGATGATGTTGACGACGAACAAGTAGTGTATTTTAAATCAGGGTTATTAATAACTGTAATTACACGTTTTAACCATACAGATGGCGTGGTCTACTATAAGACCCGTATGGCCTCACGCCATCTACTGAACGGCTACTAGAAAACGAAAACTTACTATCACTGTAATTAGACTCCTATACGAACTCACAAGCTTTTACACAATGTGTTTAAAGtgatttttaaaatgacaaCGAGGCATGCACAGTAGCCTATGTCACGTATAAAATTATAGTTTCATAACGTCCCTTAACGTACCACGGGACTATAGGGCCCAAGAGTTGTAAATTCCTTGAAACATTAATGTGTAAAACAGATAGGCCTACACATCGCCTAAGTCAGAATTTACATAGTGGGGTTTTGACCAAAGTTCGTTGCACCAGACGGGCAATTACATAACATGCAGTGCGATCCACAATCCAACGTGCGTCCTGTACACCGGATTGCTTTGAATGTACTCCATGCAGTGAGGACACTCGATAGGGGGACGATAGCGCGTCGCCCAAACAATTTTCTCACAAGGCGCACTAAACAAATATGGAAAAGTTAAGAGCACTTTGAACTGAGGACGTCACGTTTCATTCCATCTCACCTTGGAGTCATCAGCCAATGGCGATCTTTGTTGACGCAGTGAGCGACCAACGAGAGCAGTCATGATGGGAGTTCGGATATCTTCTGCCACCAGCGAGCCTTTATAAACTGTGGATGAAGTTTGTAGTGGGGTTTGTTCCAAGTGAAGAATGGAAATGGGCTGGTGGCGACTGCCTCGTTACTGAACACACTCAGAAAGCAGCGAAGAACGTTGTGTCCTAAACCTATTCGTTTGCTAtaggcttttattttttattttgaagagtTTTTGCTGCGCAAGAATAATATGCAGAATAATAATTCAGTATTGGTATTTTTTTCTAGTGTTTATGTTTCTCTTCTAAAAAGTGTTGACAACCTGTGTTGATGTTTACTAAGCTtgcacagaaatgttttgtggCCTACCTAGCAAAAAAGGTATATTCAGAAATTTAGGTGAGCTGCAGATCAACTGACAATGCCTTACGATCTAGGTGTATTTGACAGCAGGGCAGATTACAAATCCGAGAAGCAATGCCAAAGAACCTCATTTGCCTTTTATCAAGCAGTCCGGGACCTGTTACCGGTATGGGTGCTCGAGGACATGCGGACAATGGAGGTTTTTCATTGGGAAGATGACGGGCAAGCGTGCGTTTTCACTCCATCCGAGGCTTTTCTGTATGCACTTGTGCACGACCATCAACAATATGCTAGATACCTGCTCAACAGATACTCCGTCGGTGCACTAGATATGCCGAGTCAAAGCTTCTGCTGCTGCCAAGCATCCGCAACCCCGCATCTCACAGTAGCTGTCCGCTATAATCGCGTAACTATCCTGAGTATGATTATGGACACTCTGAAAGACTTCTCCGATAGCCAGCGCGACGGCTACATGAACAGTCTTGGATGTTTTCACATGGATGGAGGCAAAGGCGCATTGCATCTGGCGTGCGAACTGGTGCGCCCTGAGTGCTTGATTCTCTTGCTAGGACACAGTGCCAGTCCTTATGTCACAGACCGAGATGGGAACACCCCCATGGACTGCCTCTTAAATCAGATACGCCAAGGCAAGTCTGACATGCGCCGCAAGCACGTCTGCCTTGGCTATCTCATTCTCTTCATgccaaaatgtgattttcaaaTGAAGGGACAGTTGCAGAAGAATCCTGGGGTGTGGCAGAGTCTTATCGGAAAGCAGGCTTTCCAGTGGTTGTCAGGACATTCTCCGCCCTCACTTTTTGTTCAGGCTATGCAGAAAATGATCCAGTCCATACCTGTTGAACAGGTAGAATCTTTGCCAGACTTTCTGAAACCACTGGAATTCAGGCTACACCAGTATGCCAGTTAAAGACTACCTCGAAGATCAAACTACTTTGCTGACAActgcaattaaatgtttttgtttgacagTGCCGTATGTATATAACTATATTTGATTTGATGTTAAGAACCATGCACTTTAGTATGTCGACTTCTCATACTTGACTGTAAAGTTAATTTAATGGTGTTAGTAATGTtgctatgtaaataaaaatatatttgtccaTAAAAGATCATCCTTTTTTCTTTAATGCATTATCTGTTACAAGTATTGTAATACACAGGTACTACACAGCTTACTGtaaaattattgaatattaccAATCTGCAGAATCACTGACAGAATACATTCAAAACTACATAGAAGCACAAAGCCACGTTTACATGATGGCATCACTCAGCCATAAAAACATGACAAGGCTTTAAATGAGCGCATTGCACATATTCAATGGCTTTGTTTGCTGACAAATGCATGGTTTGTGATCACAAGAACATTCTCAACTCCAGTCCTGTCCTGGGTCCCAACATTTCTCTCCGAGCTCAGTAGTGTAAATGCTGGACTATAGCCAAACATTAAGTCTTACAGTGTGTTCAATTATAGAGGATTATCAAGCAGAGTCGCTGTAAACATCTTTATTAAGGAAGTTCTTACTTATGAGGCATAGATTCATACAACAGGGTTCAGTGGACTTGTGGTACTGTGCATCCCATAAAATATACATAGGGGCCACTTCCATCTGATCACCGGGTTTTCCTGTCCAGTGTTTTCCAATCCATCCATCATTCGATAACCCGCCCAAATTGGAAACCTCTAAAATTCTACCCTATTCCCCAAACGTACACTATTTCTGACCAAGGGCTATGCTCCAGTTAAAAGTAGTGCAAtttatagggaataggctgccatttgggatgctcACCTTCAATCGGAATTAGCACTTGCAAGCCCCTATAAGGACTAATTAACAAAGATGGGAAGTACAGTATCCAATAGCAACATTATGATATAATGTACAGTAGTATGCTTAATGTCAGTGTAACCATGGTTTATCTGATAGCTACATACCTAGCATTGTACTACAGTACTACTTAAGCCACAGTAATAacttttcacaaacacaatcaacTTGTTCACAAAGCAAATTGAGATGTACTAGTCAGTGACTGATGTCCAAAGCTTTTTTAGCTGTTATGTTTATATCTGTTCCGCCATAAAAGTCTTGATGATTCCCTTATATATGCAGTAGCTGTATTAAGACTGGATATTAGTTGGTTCATTTTCCTTTGTAGTATACAAAATACACATTAGAAATCTCCTAGCTTAAACTCCTGCAAATTTCCCTTCTTCAATGAGCTTTCCACAGTATAAAAAGAAGCATCAATCAATCTGCACAGTAAACACCTACACAGAGATTAATGTACCTTTGCACTGTTAATGTGATACATTTTTCCATTCAAGTACTGAGTCATGTTACATGTGGTATtatacacaataaaaaaaatctccttCATACTACCATTGTAGTTCTCTTTGTACACACTAGATACTTAACACAACATGGCCGTATCTAACGCTTGTGGCATTATGTTGAATGACAGTGGTTACACTGGAC
This window contains:
- the ankrd9 gene encoding ankyrin repeat domain-containing protein 9, producing MPYDLGVFDSRADYKSEKQCQRTSFAFYQAVRDLLPVWVLEDMRTMEVFHWEDDGQACVFTPSEAFLYALVHDHQQYARYLLNRYSVGALDMPSQSFCCCQASATPHLTVAVRYNRVTILSMIMDTLKDFSDSQRDGYMNSLGCFHMDGGKGALHLACELVRPECLILLLGHSASPYVTDRDGNTPMDCLLNQIRQGKSDMRRKHVCLGYLILFMPKCDFQMKGQLQKNPGVWQSLIGKQAFQWLSGHSPPSLFVQAMQKMIQSIPVEQVESLPDFLKPLEFRLHQYAS